In Synechococcus sp. HK05, one DNA window encodes the following:
- the infC gene encoding translation initiation factor IF-3, whose amino-acid sequence MPPRPRFDRRAPVRELPNINDRISYPQLRVVDADGSQLGVITREAALEVAKDRELDLVLVSEKADPPVCRIMDYGKFKFEQEKKAKEAKKKSHQTEVKEVKMRYKIDQHDYDVRIGQASRFLKAGDKVKCTVIFRGREIQHTALAEQLLKRMAKDLEEKAEIQQEPKREGRNMIMFLTPRKTPLAKEKEAEAAASKAVRTIETPRQQAAAAAAEG is encoded by the coding sequence ATGCCACCTCGTCCTCGTTTTGACCGCCGCGCTCCGGTGCGGGAGCTCCCCAACATCAACGACCGCATCAGCTATCCCCAGTTGCGGGTGGTGGATGCCGACGGCAGTCAGCTGGGGGTGATCACGCGGGAGGCGGCCCTGGAGGTGGCCAAAGACCGCGAGCTCGACCTGGTGCTGGTGAGCGAGAAGGCTGATCCGCCGGTGTGCCGGATCATGGACTACGGCAAGTTCAAGTTTGAGCAGGAAAAGAAGGCCAAGGAAGCCAAGAAAAAATCTCACCAAACCGAAGTGAAGGAGGTGAAGATGCGCTACAAGATCGATCAGCACGATTACGACGTGCGGATCGGTCAGGCTTCCCGCTTCCTTAAAGCCGGCGACAAGGTGAAGTGCACCGTGATCTTCCGGGGCCGCGAGATCCAGCACACCGCCTTGGCCGAGCAGCTGCTCAAGCGCATGGCCAAAGACCTTGAGGAAAAGGCCGAGATCCAGCAGGAGCCCAAGCGCGAGGGCCGCAACATGATCATGTTCCTCACGCCGCGCAAAACGCCGCTGGCCAAGGAGAAAGAAGCCGAAGCCGCCGCCAGCAAGGCCGTGCGCACGATCGAAACTCCGCGCCAACAGGCCGCTGCAGCAGCCGCTGAGGGCTGA
- the miaA gene encoding tRNA (adenosine(37)-N6)-dimethylallyltransferase MiaA encodes MSQAETAAQPLVIVLLGPTASGKTALGIELAQALDLAVLSVDSRQLYKEMDIGTAKPTPAQRAAVRHELLDLRRPDQPINLQEFRAEAEQVITAEHARRGIALLVGGSGLYLKAITQGMTPPAVPPQPQLRAQLDAFGQPLCHQLLCAADPTAGARIMANDALRTQRALEVIYATGQPLSAQQGATPPPWRVLELGLNPPDLKRRIALRSAGLYAEGLVEETRSLIERYGEACPLLDTIGYGEAKAVLSGDLQEPEAIALTTQRTQQFAKRQRTWFRRQHQPLWLDGADPLQQALQAIERVLG; translated from the coding sequence ATGAGTCAAGCCGAAACCGCTGCCCAGCCCCTCGTGATTGTGCTGCTGGGGCCCACCGCCAGCGGCAAAACGGCCCTCGGCATCGAGCTAGCCCAGGCACTGGATCTAGCGGTGCTGTCGGTGGATTCGCGGCAGCTTTACAAGGAGATGGATATCGGCACCGCCAAGCCCACCCCGGCCCAGCGGGCGGCGGTGCGCCATGAGCTGCTGGACCTGCGCCGCCCCGATCAACCGATCAACCTGCAGGAATTCCGGGCTGAAGCCGAACAGGTGATCACCGCTGAACACGCCCGGCGCGGCATCGCCCTACTGGTGGGCGGCAGCGGCCTCTATCTCAAAGCGATCACTCAGGGGATGACGCCGCCGGCCGTTCCGCCCCAGCCCCAGCTACGGGCCCAGCTCGACGCCTTCGGCCAGCCCCTCTGCCACCAACTGCTCTGCGCCGCCGACCCAACGGCGGGTGCGCGGATCATGGCCAACGACGCCTTGCGCACCCAACGGGCCCTGGAGGTGATCTATGCCACCGGCCAACCGCTGAGCGCCCAACAGGGAGCTACACCGCCCCCATGGCGCGTGCTGGAGCTGGGCCTGAATCCGCCGGATCTCAAGCGCCGCATCGCCCTGCGCAGCGCTGGCCTCTACGCCGAAGGGCTGGTGGAGGAAACCCGCAGCCTGATCGAGCGCTACGGGGAGGCCTGCCCCCTGCTCGACACGATCGGCTACGGCGAGGCCAAGGCCGTACTGAGCGGGGACCTGCAGGAACCCGAAGCGATCGCCCTCACCACCCAACGCACCCAGCAATTCGCCAAACGCCAGCGCACCTGGTTCCGCCGCCAGCATCAGCCGCTCTGGCTGGATGGCGCCGATCCGCTGCAGCAGGCCTTGCAGGCGATCGAGCGCGTTCTAGGGTGA
- the gyrB gene encoding DNA topoisomerase (ATP-hydrolyzing) subunit B: MSEATKVQAAYGAEQIQVLEGLEPVRKRPGMYIGSTGPRGLHHLVYEVVDNSVDEALAGHCNEILVVLNEDGSCAVTDNGRGIPTDVHPRTGKSALETVLTVLHAGGKFGAGGYKVSGGLHGVGVSVVNALSEWVEVTVHRQGQEHLQRFERGAPIGSLASKPSADATLTGTSVCFKPDIEIFTGGIEFDYHTLSARLRELAYLNGGVRIVFRDERPAARNAEGAAHEEIYHYEGGIKEYVAYMNAEKDALHPDIIYVNSEKDGVQVEAALQWCVDAYSDNIFGFANNIRTVDGGTHIEGLKTVLTRTLNAFAKKRGKRKDADANLAGENIREGLTAVLSVKVPEPEFEGQTKTKLGNTEVRGIVDSLVGEALSEYLEFNPSVIDLILEKAIQAFNAAEAARRARELVRRKSVLESSTLPGKLADCSSRDPGESEIYIVEGDSAGGSAKQGRDRRFQAILPLRGKILNIEKTDDAKIYKNTEIQALITALGLGIKGEEFDEKNLRYHRIVIMTDADVDGAHIRTLLLTFFYRYQKALVEGGYIYIACPPLYKVERGKNHSYCYNEGDLKRVVEGFGEKANYTIQRFKGLGEMMPQQLWETTMDPTTRTMKRVEIEDAAEADRIFTILMGDKVAPRREFIETHSAELDLAQLDI; this comes from the coding sequence ATGAGCGAAGCCACCAAAGTTCAGGCCGCCTACGGCGCCGAGCAGATCCAGGTGCTGGAAGGCCTGGAGCCGGTGCGCAAACGCCCGGGCATGTACATCGGCTCCACCGGGCCGCGGGGCTTGCACCACCTCGTGTACGAGGTGGTCGACAACTCGGTCGACGAGGCGCTTGCCGGCCACTGCAACGAAATTCTCGTCGTCCTCAATGAGGACGGCAGCTGCGCCGTCACCGACAACGGCCGCGGCATCCCCACCGACGTGCACCCCCGCACCGGCAAGAGCGCCCTGGAAACGGTGCTCACCGTGCTGCACGCCGGCGGCAAGTTCGGCGCCGGCGGTTACAAGGTGTCGGGCGGCTTGCACGGCGTGGGCGTGTCGGTGGTGAACGCCCTCTCCGAATGGGTGGAGGTGACGGTTCACCGCCAAGGGCAGGAGCACCTGCAGCGGTTCGAGCGCGGTGCTCCGATCGGTTCGCTCGCCTCCAAGCCCTCCGCCGATGCCACCCTCACCGGCACCTCGGTGTGCTTCAAGCCCGACATCGAGATTTTCACGGGCGGCATCGAGTTCGATTACCACACCCTCTCGGCGCGTCTGCGCGAGCTCGCCTACCTCAATGGTGGTGTGCGCATCGTGTTCCGCGATGAGCGCCCCGCGGCGCGCAACGCCGAAGGCGCGGCCCACGAGGAGATCTACCACTACGAAGGCGGCATCAAGGAATACGTTGCCTATATGAACGCGGAGAAGGATGCCCTCCACCCCGACATCATCTATGTGAACTCCGAAAAAGACGGAGTTCAGGTGGAGGCGGCGCTGCAGTGGTGCGTGGATGCCTACTCCGACAATATCTTTGGTTTCGCCAATAACATCCGCACGGTGGATGGCGGCACCCACATTGAAGGCTTGAAAACGGTCCTCACCCGCACCCTCAATGCCTTCGCCAAGAAGCGCGGCAAGCGCAAAGACGCTGACGCCAATCTTGCCGGCGAAAACATCCGCGAAGGTCTCACCGCGGTGCTGTCGGTGAAGGTGCCCGAGCCCGAGTTTGAGGGCCAAACCAAAACCAAGCTCGGCAACACCGAGGTGCGCGGCATTGTGGATTCACTGGTGGGTGAGGCCCTCAGTGAATACCTGGAGTTCAACCCCTCGGTGATCGATCTGATCCTCGAGAAGGCCATCCAGGCGTTCAACGCTGCTGAAGCCGCTCGCCGCGCCCGCGAGCTTGTGCGACGCAAGAGTGTGCTGGAGAGCTCAACCCTGCCCGGCAAGTTGGCCGATTGCTCCTCCCGCGATCCTGGTGAATCCGAGATCTACATTGTGGAGGGTGATTCCGCCGGTGGCTCCGCCAAGCAGGGCCGCGATCGCCGCTTCCAGGCGATCCTGCCCCTGCGCGGCAAAATTCTCAACATCGAGAAGACCGACGACGCCAAAATTTATAAGAACACCGAGATCCAGGCGCTGATCACGGCTCTCGGTTTGGGCATCAAAGGGGAAGAGTTCGACGAAAAGAACCTCCGCTACCACCGCATCGTGATCATGACCGATGCCGACGTGGACGGAGCTCACATCCGTACCCTTCTGCTCACCTTCTTCTATCGCTATCAGAAGGCGCTTGTGGAAGGCGGTTACATCTACATTGCCTGCCCGCCCCTTTACAAAGTGGAGCGCGGCAAAAACCACAGCTATTGCTACAACGAAGGTGATCTCAAGCGCGTGGTGGAGGGCTTCGGCGAGAAGGCCAATTACACCATCCAACGCTTTAAGGGCTTGGGCGAAATGATGCCTCAGCAGCTGTGGGAAACCACGATGGATCCCACCACCCGCACGATGAAGCGCGTGGAGATCGAAGATGCCGCCGAAGCCGATCGCATTTTCACGATCCTGATGGGCGACAAGGTGGCCCCCCGCCGCGAGTTCATCGAAACCCACAGCGCTGAGCTCGATCTGGCGCAGCTGGATATCTGA
- a CDS encoding SH3 domain-containing protein, whose amino-acid sequence MLPSVDQRFSAWRWGAVLAFALFAPVSLPAGGADRRLPDVRRRNAGEPLLSTGCQALQAAPDLQAPALAEVHPDQPLRVMRSWRDQAGDQWLQVEAGEQRGWLAVA is encoded by the coding sequence GTGCTGCCCTCCGTGGATCAGCGCTTCAGCGCTTGGCGCTGGGGAGCTGTACTCGCTTTTGCCTTGTTCGCGCCAGTCTCACTACCTGCTGGCGGAGCTGATCGACGCCTGCCCGACGTGCGACGCCGCAACGCCGGTGAGCCTCTGCTCAGTACCGGTTGCCAGGCTCTTCAGGCCGCGCCGGATCTACAGGCTCCAGCCCTCGCCGAGGTTCATCCCGATCAACCCCTCCGGGTGATGCGCAGCTGGCGCGATCAGGCCGGAGACCAGTGGCTGCAGGTGGAAGCAGGCGAGCAGCGCGGCTGGCTCGCTGTTGCCTGA
- a CDS encoding CrcB family protein, with protein MRDAVLVAIGAVPGAWLRFRLVNHFEPMVPRKHWATFGVNVTACFALGLIAALAGRCGPDQQIGLLLATGFLGSLSTFSTFAAELLQSWLVGQRRQALWLMGGSVAAGLLAVAAGMVIGG; from the coding sequence ATGCGCGACGCCGTTCTGGTGGCGATCGGCGCCGTGCCCGGCGCCTGGCTGCGTTTCCGCCTGGTGAACCACTTCGAGCCCATGGTGCCCCGCAAGCACTGGGCCACCTTTGGCGTGAATGTCACGGCTTGCTTCGCGCTCGGTTTGATTGCGGCCCTGGCGGGACGCTGCGGACCCGATCAACAGATCGGCTTGCTGCTTGCGACAGGCTTCCTCGGCAGCCTCAGCACGTTTTCCACCTTCGCGGCTGAGCTGTTGCAGTCGTGGCTGGTTGGCCAACGCCGGCAGGCGCTTTGGTTGATGGGCGGCTCGGTGGCGGCAGGCCTGTTGGCTGTGGCAGCCGGGATGGTGATCGGTGGCTGA
- a CDS encoding CrcB family protein, whose amino-acid sequence MADQLEARRLSFELRELLLVGLGAVPGAWLRWQSGVQLGPHLGGSAGADLLVNLVGAFILGFLAGPIPRRTSLVLLLGIGFCGCLTTFSSWMLDVAKLIQAGKPAWGLVLIAVSLVLGIACAAAGLALSRSVFRSRLD is encoded by the coding sequence GTGGCTGATCAGCTTGAAGCCCGGCGCCTGAGCTTTGAGCTCAGAGAGCTCTTACTGGTCGGCCTCGGCGCTGTTCCTGGCGCCTGGTTGCGCTGGCAGAGCGGTGTTCAGCTTGGGCCGCATCTGGGTGGCAGTGCCGGCGCCGATCTGCTGGTGAATCTGGTGGGTGCGTTCATCCTCGGCTTTCTGGCCGGTCCGATTCCCCGCCGCACGAGCCTGGTGCTGTTGCTCGGGATCGGCTTCTGTGGCTGCCTCACCACCTTCAGCAGCTGGATGTTGGATGTGGCCAAGCTGATTCAGGCGGGAAAGCCCGCCTGGGGCCTGGTGTTGATCGCCGTCAGCCTGGTGCTCGGGATTGCCTGCGCTGCGGCTGGCTTGGCGTTGAGCCGATCGGTGTTCCGATCTCGGCTCGACTGA
- a CDS encoding glutathione peroxidase — protein sequence MAINVSDVVVSTAAGVHQKLGALDGQVRLIVNVASRCGFTRQYAGLQALQDSYGSQGFSVLAFPCNDFGAQEPGSVEEIQQFCSTTYGVNFPIYAKVAISAAPFDTLVQSEPAGPVAWNFEKFLVGKDGTVIARFKSGVEPESAELKSAIEAALAA from the coding sequence ATGGCGATCAACGTGAGCGATGTGGTGGTGAGCACCGCCGCCGGAGTGCACCAGAAGCTTGGTGCCCTCGATGGCCAGGTGCGCCTGATTGTGAACGTGGCCAGCCGCTGCGGCTTCACCCGCCAGTACGCCGGTCTGCAGGCCCTGCAGGACTCGTACGGCAGTCAGGGCTTCTCGGTGCTGGCCTTCCCCTGCAACGACTTTGGCGCCCAGGAGCCCGGCAGCGTGGAAGAAATCCAACAGTTCTGCTCCACTACATACGGCGTGAACTTCCCCATCTACGCCAAGGTGGCGATCAGCGCCGCTCCCTTCGACACGCTGGTTCAAAGCGAGCCCGCCGGCCCTGTGGCCTGGAACTTCGAGAAGTTCCTGGTGGGTAAGGACGGCACCGTGATCGCTCGCTTCAAGAGCGGCGTGGAGCCCGAGTCGGCCGAGCTGAAGAGCGCGATCGAAGCAGCACTGGCGGCCTGA
- the mgtE gene encoding magnesium transporter — protein sequence MSEASAAASVTPTNGAVLAEVLTQQLKALLEAGNYDGVKLLLQPVQEVDIAEAIGGLPRTLQALAFRLLPKNEAIEVYEYLEPSVQQSLLERLRSSEVLELVEEMSPDDRVDLFDELPAKVVRRLLAELSPAERRVTAQLLGYEPETAGRLMTTEFIDLKEFHSVAQALTIVRRRARDTETIYALYVTDGSRHLTGILSLRDLVVADPEERVGDVMTREVVSVGTDTDQEEVARVIQRYDFLAVPVVDREQRLVGIVTVDDVIDVIQQEATRDLYAAGAVQAGDEDDYFQSNLFSVARRRVLWLLVLLLANSGTAAVIASMDGVLKQVVVLAAFIPLLIGTGGNVGAQSSTVVIRGLSTQRIQSLGPAKAIGREAIAGALLGLLMMLVVVPWSGYVSGGNWLVASAAGISLVAITTLAATAGAALPLLFNRLGLDPALMSAPFIATATDVAGVFIYLQTASWLLSRSGS from the coding sequence ATGAGCGAGGCGTCTGCAGCCGCCAGTGTTACGCCCACCAACGGAGCGGTGCTGGCTGAGGTGCTCACCCAACAGCTCAAGGCGCTCCTCGAGGCCGGGAATTACGACGGCGTGAAGCTTCTGCTGCAGCCCGTGCAGGAGGTGGACATCGCCGAGGCGATCGGCGGGTTGCCGCGCACCTTGCAGGCGCTCGCCTTCCGCCTGCTTCCTAAAAATGAAGCGATCGAGGTCTACGAATACCTCGAGCCCAGCGTGCAGCAGTCGCTGCTCGAGCGCTTGCGCTCCAGTGAGGTGCTGGAGCTGGTGGAGGAGATGTCACCCGATGACCGGGTGGATCTGTTTGATGAACTGCCGGCCAAGGTCGTGCGCCGGCTGCTGGCGGAACTGAGCCCGGCGGAGCGGCGCGTGACCGCCCAGCTGCTCGGCTACGAGCCGGAAACCGCCGGCCGGTTGATGACCACGGAGTTCATCGACCTCAAGGAATTCCACAGCGTCGCCCAGGCGCTCACGATCGTGCGTCGCCGCGCCCGCGACACCGAAACGATCTACGCCCTCTACGTCACAGATGGCTCGCGCCATCTCACCGGCATCCTCTCGTTGCGGGATCTGGTGGTGGCCGACCCGGAGGAGCGGGTGGGCGATGTGATGACCCGCGAGGTGGTGAGCGTGGGTACGGACACCGACCAAGAAGAAGTGGCGCGCGTGATCCAGCGCTACGACTTCCTCGCCGTGCCGGTGGTGGACCGCGAGCAGCGGCTGGTGGGGATCGTCACTGTGGATGACGTGATCGACGTGATCCAGCAGGAGGCCACCCGAGACCTCTACGCCGCTGGTGCCGTGCAGGCCGGCGATGAAGACGACTATTTCCAGAGCAACCTGTTCAGCGTGGCCCGACGACGGGTGCTGTGGTTGTTGGTGCTGCTCCTGGCCAACAGCGGCACCGCCGCGGTGATCGCCTCGATGGATGGGGTGCTCAAGCAGGTGGTGGTGCTGGCGGCCTTTATCCCCCTGCTGATCGGCACTGGCGGCAATGTGGGCGCTCAGAGCTCCACGGTTGTGATCCGCGGCCTCAGCACCCAGCGGATCCAGAGCCTGGGGCCAGCGAAGGCGATCGGGCGGGAAGCGATCGCCGGGGCACTGCTGGGGCTGTTGATGATGCTGGTGGTGGTGCCTTGGTCGGGCTATGTGAGCGGCGGCAACTGGCTGGTGGCCAGTGCGGCCGGCATCAGCCTGGTGGCGATCACCACGCTGGCAGCCACCGCCGGCGCCGCCCTTCCGCTGCTGTTCAACCGCCTGGGCTTAGATCCAGCGCTGATGTCGGCACCGTTCATCGCCACCGCCACGGACGTCGCCGGCGTGTTCATCTACCTGCAGACCGCAAGCTGGCTGCTGAGCCGAAGCGGGAGCTGA
- a CDS encoding RpoD/SigA family RNA polymerase sigma factor, which yields MVVAVDASGLSTDLVRSYLRDIGRVPLLSHEQEITLGRQVQELVALEELEQELEMRAGGAKPDHEQLAQAAQLTPQQLKKRLRSGQRAKERMVAANLRLVVSVAKKYTKRNMELLDLIQEGTIGLVRGVEKFDPTRGYKFSTYAYWWIRQGITRAIAEKSRTIRLPIHITETLNKLKKGQRELSQELGRTPTVTELAEFVELPEEEVKDLLCRARQPVSLETKVGDGDDTELLDLLAADGSQPEELVDGECLRSDMRDLLDQLPELQGRVLKMRYGIPCPDVPDPDEPMSLTGIGRVLGMSRDRVRNLERDGLAGLKRLSENVKAYVAA from the coding sequence GTGGTCGTTGCTGTCGATGCCTCGGGGCTAAGCACCGATCTGGTGCGCTCCTACCTCCGCGATATCGGCCGGGTGCCGCTGCTCTCCCATGAGCAGGAGATCACTCTGGGCCGCCAGGTTCAGGAACTGGTGGCCCTCGAGGAGCTGGAGCAGGAGTTGGAAATGCGCGCCGGTGGCGCTAAACCCGATCACGAGCAGCTTGCCCAAGCCGCTCAGCTCACCCCCCAGCAGCTCAAGAAGCGCCTGCGCAGCGGCCAGCGGGCCAAGGAGCGGATGGTGGCCGCCAACCTGCGGCTGGTGGTGAGCGTGGCGAAGAAATACACCAAGCGGAACATGGAACTCCTGGATCTGATCCAGGAGGGAACCATCGGCCTGGTGCGTGGTGTGGAGAAGTTCGACCCCACCCGCGGCTACAAGTTCTCCACCTATGCCTACTGGTGGATCCGCCAGGGCATCACACGGGCGATTGCGGAGAAAAGCCGCACGATCCGCCTGCCGATCCACATCACCGAAACCCTCAACAAGCTCAAGAAAGGCCAGCGCGAACTGAGCCAGGAGCTGGGCCGCACCCCCACGGTGACGGAGCTCGCGGAGTTCGTGGAACTGCCGGAGGAGGAGGTGAAGGATCTGCTCTGCCGCGCTCGCCAGCCGGTGAGCCTGGAAACGAAGGTGGGCGACGGCGATGACACCGAATTGCTGGATCTCCTAGCGGCCGACGGCAGCCAGCCGGAGGAGCTGGTGGATGGCGAGTGCCTGCGCAGCGACATGCGCGATCTGCTTGATCAGCTGCCGGAGCTACAAGGCCGGGTTTTGAAGATGCGTTATGGAATCCCTTGCCCAGACGTACCGGACCCAGATGAGCCGATGAGTCTTACGGGTATTGGGCGAGTGCTGGGAATGAGTCGAGATCGAGTTCGTAACCTTGAACGTGATGGATTAGCAGGATTGAAGCGACTCAGCGAAAACGTGAAAGCTTACGTTGCAGCATAG
- a CDS encoding FkbM family methyltransferase has product MSLLHSSSRVIFDIGSNNGDDIPYYLLKAERVVAVEANPALCDAIATRFSDQISSGRLIVENAALINGSEGCVDFFIHNKYHVLSSLSKTAFPDSDFAKIEVRATNIHRLVEQYGSPFYAKIDVEGADEAVLESFHESAVKPPYISAESHKLGVFALLSEKLGYQSFKLVDGRSVSTVYKHVIIPSPVRQQMVAYSFPHHSAGPFGNDIYGEWMDKATLLKVLALQGLGWRDIHASAIDRPTLSY; this is encoded by the coding sequence GTGAGCCTGCTTCACTCCTCTTCGAGAGTTATCTTTGATATCGGCAGTAATAATGGTGATGACATTCCTTACTACCTTCTTAAGGCAGAACGTGTTGTTGCCGTTGAGGCTAATCCTGCCTTGTGCGATGCAATCGCGACACGCTTCTCGGACCAGATCTCAAGCGGGAGGCTGATTGTCGAGAATGCTGCACTCATTAATGGATCCGAAGGCTGTGTTGATTTCTTTATCCATAACAAATACCATGTGCTAAGCTCTCTTTCGAAGACAGCTTTCCCTGATTCCGACTTCGCCAAAATCGAAGTCCGCGCGACCAATATTCACCGCCTCGTTGAGCAATACGGCTCGCCCTTCTATGCAAAGATTGATGTTGAGGGGGCTGATGAAGCTGTCCTTGAGTCATTCCATGAATCTGCAGTGAAGCCACCTTATATCTCGGCAGAGTCTCATAAGCTCGGTGTATTTGCTTTGCTATCCGAGAAACTGGGCTATCAATCTTTTAAACTTGTCGATGGTCGTTCAGTTAGTACTGTCTATAAGCACGTTATTATTCCATCCCCAGTTCGGCAGCAAATGGTCGCTTACTCATTTCCTCATCATTCAGCAGGCCCCTTTGGCAATGACATTTACGGAGAGTGGATGGATAAAGCAACATTGCTCAAGGTCCTTGCGTTGCAAGGTCTCGGTTGGCGTGATATTCATGCCTCGGCCATCGATCGACCTACTCTGAGTTATTAG
- a CDS encoding FKBP-type peptidyl-prolyl cis-trans isomerase: MQRELLRASTGVKIQSGDKVFVRYEGRLTNGDLFDGNFNFSTLEPVEGRDFFSFVLGAGQVIQGWEKGLEGAALGQVIKLEIPPELAYGSTERPGIPANSTLVFTVEVVGYSDGNASPAVAYGLEDLGISLSKYGLNKKITKRISAAKIGLDTNETIIGTPGKDLLTGLGGSNVIAGGLSGDVLISTKGADIFSYETIQDSLPSKKSRDIIAGFSKNDRIDLTEVGEDIEFTYIRNQKLTGKAGEIQYSKGIVNIDLDGNKKSDIQIELVGSPRIGFSAFII, encoded by the coding sequence ATGCAGCGAGAATTACTTCGAGCAAGCACGGGCGTAAAGATTCAATCCGGGGATAAGGTCTTTGTTCGCTACGAAGGGAGACTGACCAACGGTGATTTATTTGACGGCAACTTTAATTTCAGCACTCTTGAGCCGGTAGAGGGCCGTGATTTCTTCTCATTTGTTCTGGGGGCAGGACAAGTGATCCAAGGCTGGGAAAAAGGTCTTGAAGGAGCAGCGCTTGGTCAAGTGATCAAACTGGAGATCCCCCCCGAGCTCGCCTATGGAAGCACGGAGAGGCCTGGAATACCAGCCAATTCCACTCTGGTTTTTACAGTGGAAGTGGTTGGCTATAGCGACGGGAACGCCAGTCCAGCCGTCGCATATGGCCTGGAAGACTTAGGGATTAGTCTTTCCAAATATGGTTTAAACAAGAAGATTACTAAACGCATTTCAGCAGCCAAAATTGGCCTCGATACCAACGAGACCATAATCGGCACTCCCGGGAAAGATCTTCTTACTGGACTTGGTGGGTCAAATGTTATTGCCGGAGGCCTATCTGGCGACGTACTAATATCAACCAAAGGCGCAGATATTTTCAGCTATGAAACAATTCAGGATTCGCTGCCCAGCAAAAAGAGCCGCGATATTATTGCGGGTTTCAGCAAGAACGATCGAATTGATTTAACAGAGGTTGGCGAGGATATCGAGTTTACGTATATTAGAAATCAAAAACTAACTGGTAAAGCAGGAGAAATTCAGTATAGCAAAGGGATTGTGAATATTGATCTTGACGGCAATAAGAAGAGCGACATACAGATTGAACTAGTAGGCAGTCCTCGGATTGGATTCTCGGCATTTATCATCTGA
- a CDS encoding glycosyltransferase codes for MKILFIHQNFPGQYLHIARELAKQGNHQLVSLSIEKPEYQIDGVIQVRYGITRGNQKGLHPWLTDLETKVIRGECCARAAHTLKEKGFTPNIICGHPGWGEMLFLKEVWPEVPVLCYQEFYYHAYGFDFDFDSELQMKPTWEDTSKVRMKTANQLINAEVATWSVTPTRFQKSTFPRHIRKKMSVIHDGIDTDVAKPIAAGEQVSLRLPNNNILTEKDQIVSFVNRRLEPYRGCHTMIRAIPHIQQKCPNAKILLVGRQEGVSYGSPCKDGEWKDVFLDEIKGEYNEDNVIFTGALAYEDYMSLMKITKAHVYLTYPFVLSWSMLEAMSCGAPVIGSNTPPVTEVIEDGLNGLITDFFDSMGLSEKVEKLLNNPELSAQLGSNARATILEQYSLTRCLPRQLGLISLVAAGGIE; via the coding sequence ATGAAAATCTTATTCATACATCAGAATTTCCCCGGGCAATATCTACATATAGCTAGGGAACTTGCAAAACAAGGTAATCATCAGCTTGTTTCTTTATCGATTGAAAAGCCTGAATACCAAATAGACGGCGTTATTCAGGTCCGCTATGGAATTACGAGAGGCAATCAAAAGGGTCTCCATCCTTGGCTTACTGACTTAGAAACGAAAGTAATAAGAGGAGAATGCTGCGCAAGGGCCGCTCATACTCTTAAAGAAAAGGGGTTTACGCCTAATATTATTTGCGGACACCCTGGATGGGGAGAGATGCTTTTCCTAAAGGAGGTATGGCCAGAAGTACCGGTCCTTTGTTACCAAGAGTTTTACTACCATGCCTATGGGTTTGACTTTGACTTTGATAGTGAACTTCAAATGAAGCCTACATGGGAAGACACTTCAAAAGTCAGAATGAAAACGGCTAATCAGTTGATTAATGCAGAAGTGGCAACTTGGTCGGTCACCCCTACAAGATTCCAAAAGAGTACCTTCCCTAGACATATTCGCAAAAAGATGAGTGTGATTCATGACGGCATTGATACAGATGTTGCGAAACCAATAGCCGCAGGGGAACAAGTCTCATTAAGACTACCTAACAATAATATCCTCACAGAAAAAGATCAGATTGTTAGCTTCGTCAATCGTAGACTTGAACCATATCGGGGGTGTCACACAATGATAAGAGCGATTCCTCATATTCAGCAGAAATGTCCAAATGCCAAGATCCTTCTGGTAGGACGTCAAGAGGGTGTTTCATATGGTAGCCCATGCAAAGATGGAGAGTGGAAAGACGTATTTTTAGATGAGATAAAGGGTGAATATAATGAAGACAACGTCATATTCACAGGTGCCCTTGCCTATGAAGACTATATGTCATTGATGAAAATTACAAAGGCGCATGTTTACCTGACTTACCCATTCGTACTAAGTTGGAGCATGCTCGAAGCGATGAGTTGCGGCGCTCCAGTAATTGGTTCAAATACGCCTCCAGTGACAGAAGTAATAGAGGACGGACTCAATGGCCTAATCACTGACTTCTTTGACAGCATGGGGCTTTCTGAAAAGGTGGAGAAGTTATTGAATAATCCAGAGCTATCTGCTCAGCTAGGAAGCAACGCTAGAGCAACGATTCTAGAGCAATATAGCTTAACTAGATGTCTGCCTCGACAACTAGGGCTTATTTCGCTGGTTGCCGCAGGAGGGATAGAATAG